Proteins from a single region of Xyrauchen texanus isolate HMW12.3.18 chromosome 7, RBS_HiC_50CHRs, whole genome shotgun sequence:
- the LOC127646695 gene encoding E3 ubiquitin ligase TRAF3IP2-like isoform X1, whose product MDKTITEDPISDIVSQLSHADTCMPRNESSLSSQAEFTEICRGRICNTNYRHTPSNYSHYQPPLGLPSGYSPQTPFPSQTEGCLSTLEPHNRDSRCSSSTGSSVDYPSGNLPSCLVSGSYCSYPGESCYSGCDSNSPDRHSLGEESLEQPRSLHSFPTAFTPNSYYMPSHPFPSRGSPCCGHYPLDVYQVDQGSHPRPHYHVPFWPLGPENSRQSASEFTHSALISHSGHTSPHPRAKLTPSTAPLSLEQRKVFVTYEADSEKHVNEIINFVALLRHNGFYTHIDMLEQQFKSISKIDFMERYISEKDYLIIIVISPKYHEIVTNASFCTENDETLNTVYIHKQLQNEFIQNGARNYRFIPVLFPGAKKCHVPSWLQSTQIFTWPRDRDDVLRRLMRVEKYNLPPIGELPTIVSIPI is encoded by the exons atGGATAAAACCATTACTGAGGACCCTATCAGTGACATTGTTTCCCAACTCTCTCATGCTGACACTTGTATGCCCAGGAATGAGTCCTCCCTCAGTTCACAGGCTGAATTCACAGAAATCTGCAGAGGCAGGATCTGCAACACGAACTACAGACACACTCCGTCTAACTACAGCCATTACCAGCCCCCGCTAGGTCTACCGTCTGGCTACAGTCCCCAGACGCCCTTTCCCAGTCAGACTGAAGGATGTCTGAGCACCCTGGAGCCGCACAACAGGGACTCGCGCTGCTCGAGTTCAACTGGTAGCTCAGTAGATTACCCAAGTGGCAACCTGCCCTCTTGTTTGGTGTCTGGGAGTTATTGTAGTTATCCTGGTGAATCATGCTACTCTGGCTGTGATTCCAACTCTCCAGACAGGCATAGTTTGGGAGAGGAAAGCCTAGAACAGCCCCGTTCACTCCACTCTTTCCCAACTGCATTCACACCTAACAGTTACTACATGCCCTCGCACCCCTTCCCATCCCGAGGGTCGCCCTGCTGTGGTCACTACCCTCTGGATGTGTATCAAGTTGATCAGGGCTCTCATCCCAGACCACATTATCATGTGCCCTTTTGGCCTTTAG GCCCTGAAAACAGCAGACAATCAGCCTCAGAGTTCACTCATAG TGCTCTTATCTCTCACAGCGGCCATACTTCACCTCACCCTCGAGCTAAACTAACCCCAAGCACAGCCCCTCTGTCCCTGGAGCAAA GGAAGGTGTTTGTCACTTATGAAGCAGATAGTGAAAAACATGTCAATGAGATCATCAACTTTGTTGCGCTACTAAGACACAACGGCTTTTACACTCAT ATTGACATGCTTGAGCAGCAGTTCAAGAGCATAAGCAAGATTGACTTCATGGAGAGATACATCAGTGAG AAAGACTATCTGATCATCATAGTCATTAGTCCAAAGTACCACGAGATCGTTACCAATGCCTCATTTTGCACGGAAAATGATGAAACCCTCAACACAGTCTATATACATAAGCAG ttacaaaatgaatttattcagaatggggCTAGGAATTACAGATTTATCCCTGTTTTGTTTCCTGGTGCCAAGAAG TGTCACGTCCCTTCATGGCTTCAGAGCACACAAATCTTCACCTGGCCCAGGGACCGAGATGACGTCCTTCGTCGACTCATGCGTGTTGAGAAGTACAACCTTCCTCCCATTGGAGAGCTGCCCACAATTGTCTCCATCCCCATTTAG
- the LOC127646695 gene encoding E3 ubiquitin ligase TRAF3IP2-like isoform X2 — MDKTITEDPISDIVSQLSHADTCMPRNESSLSSQAEFTEICRGRICNTNYRHTPSNYSHYQPPLGLPSGYSPQTPFPSQTEGCLSTLEPHNRDSRCSSSTGSSVDYPSGNLPSCLVSGSYCSYPGESCYSGCDSNSPDRHSLGEESLEQPRSLHSFPTAFTPNSYYMPSHPFPSRGSPCCGHYPLDVYQVDQGSHPRPHYHVPFWPLGPENSRQSASEFTHSGHTSPHPRAKLTPSTAPLSLEQRKVFVTYEADSEKHVNEIINFVALLRHNGFYTHIDMLEQQFKSISKIDFMERYISEKDYLIIIVISPKYHEIVTNASFCTENDETLNTVYIHKQLQNEFIQNGARNYRFIPVLFPGAKKCHVPSWLQSTQIFTWPRDRDDVLRRLMRVEKYNLPPIGELPTIVSIPI; from the exons atGGATAAAACCATTACTGAGGACCCTATCAGTGACATTGTTTCCCAACTCTCTCATGCTGACACTTGTATGCCCAGGAATGAGTCCTCCCTCAGTTCACAGGCTGAATTCACAGAAATCTGCAGAGGCAGGATCTGCAACACGAACTACAGACACACTCCGTCTAACTACAGCCATTACCAGCCCCCGCTAGGTCTACCGTCTGGCTACAGTCCCCAGACGCCCTTTCCCAGTCAGACTGAAGGATGTCTGAGCACCCTGGAGCCGCACAACAGGGACTCGCGCTGCTCGAGTTCAACTGGTAGCTCAGTAGATTACCCAAGTGGCAACCTGCCCTCTTGTTTGGTGTCTGGGAGTTATTGTAGTTATCCTGGTGAATCATGCTACTCTGGCTGTGATTCCAACTCTCCAGACAGGCATAGTTTGGGAGAGGAAAGCCTAGAACAGCCCCGTTCACTCCACTCTTTCCCAACTGCATTCACACCTAACAGTTACTACATGCCCTCGCACCCCTTCCCATCCCGAGGGTCGCCCTGCTGTGGTCACTACCCTCTGGATGTGTATCAAGTTGATCAGGGCTCTCATCCCAGACCACATTATCATGTGCCCTTTTGGCCTTTAG GCCCTGAAAACAGCAGACAATCAGCCTCAGAGTTCACTCATAG CGGCCATACTTCACCTCACCCTCGAGCTAAACTAACCCCAAGCACAGCCCCTCTGTCCCTGGAGCAAA GGAAGGTGTTTGTCACTTATGAAGCAGATAGTGAAAAACATGTCAATGAGATCATCAACTTTGTTGCGCTACTAAGACACAACGGCTTTTACACTCAT ATTGACATGCTTGAGCAGCAGTTCAAGAGCATAAGCAAGATTGACTTCATGGAGAGATACATCAGTGAG AAAGACTATCTGATCATCATAGTCATTAGTCCAAAGTACCACGAGATCGTTACCAATGCCTCATTTTGCACGGAAAATGATGAAACCCTCAACACAGTCTATATACATAAGCAG ttacaaaatgaatttattcagaatggggCTAGGAATTACAGATTTATCCCTGTTTTGTTTCCTGGTGCCAAGAAG TGTCACGTCCCTTCATGGCTTCAGAGCACACAAATCTTCACCTGGCCCAGGGACCGAGATGACGTCCTTCGTCGACTCATGCGTGTTGAGAAGTACAACCTTCCTCCCATTGGAGAGCTGCCCACAATTGTCTCCATCCCCATTTAG